One window of the Leptotrichia massiliensis genome contains the following:
- a CDS encoding autotransporter-associated N-terminal domain-containing protein yields the protein MTNNLRKVKKDLCSFAKKYKNFKYTDSALFAFLLTGLITVKNNSFAKTKDTSIKTQENKITTSIKEIKSKVSETRKENNKLIKNVNLELIQLMEQGDHVVKSPWSSWQYGANFFYNDWKGTYKGLGDKEEKYILNSKLNRGQWWERNVSPSSKMYDRVAISQDPLSTSTKSRKNAGEVYGLVGTVPIPDPGVPIIIQPRINVAIPNIPNLNINPRAINPNPNFTIPEIETVTFDPISVAAIRPNVFQPPRLTELSVGFSQDSVGPGFYGDPNAIVNQSNAVANASGTDITIDDRGFTVNGAFTYEGERGVINATQKLESRGTVNGRWENKDSRVASGAYPNGTNIFNNLQYLNDNGYGYGNRPGYKLDDTSGAGITAVSPQTVFNITQYQFKNPTNSSALNRAQQPLPTTITGTWTLRNNTQTPFGRTEGAANGWAGQAGTARKTANTVRFISLNPTGAGVGGSTAFGPVIVEFDGKLNLYGRNIRDVIGSSVNGVSHGKAGRPHLTIGMEVQTLAGQAAVLINKGELNLEKESAKNDGNASYLIGMTAMVEGYTEYAPTNNMIPGYGGPAPITYRPWASEMRNQGKINVKSVNSIGIDFAEFGFNKYADSQDFRVSSANHNEDANKYNVYKHKSYDEKGSLNMYVKTGKIDISSVDTNSDPTNVEGSYGIRIPNVFAKGISQAGTVAPADFVHGSGNLVPANHLGTSHYDEDGIYYDETIIDGKQGMVNVGGKHNVGVSISKNITGSGMYAIANPYQENTVTLPASSGFTSPIKYGTGHVSVYNYQKGIGYDGDGLEAKDAASAASIDNTGRYDAATSTTEDPIGNIYNLNITVDGIENVGLLRNSDYMAGEYSSTARSLAEKDFRITDGHIESIDFSNTADGGTLFRTDRYGINLIRNLTVNPGNASAAANRYNIVMLSNIATQSRNANAPAIFQINENDTILPKVKNTGNITVNGGKQNVIGLMAYQGAKAEIEGNLKIGDKASNSESKTSFGLVVSGKSAKYNAGNTAQTFWELDASGNDVTSQYVGSKTYSEATSKGNIDIYGEKSIGVYNNAGKYTMNGGTIKVEGKSAIGVYAIAERKKDGAIIKNAEVSLNKDAANLLNPGKVEVEGEGAVTLYAVDGADIGLTDMDLSITGNKALLFYSETKGKKADSFGNLVLDPITGLPTEDKSQLILRGNSTATINPGATAFYVKINGAGSSPLNDVVHSSSTGNITVNLKENSTLIVAEGKGGNTGGELLSNLTSTGSTHIIPVYTGVAGGSYIPYKATRLPLTIDQNVNLDNPIDAYLKSEFSSSSITVNAGKSITGSGAITSPIKLAKKSKVAIAQKNSTTGAPRNDVILTNNGTISLTGIGMAGIVGEYSEIYNNSVLNTIGDDSTGIITSNGGIATNNGSITVGNNGVGIAGINYLGVGDATYTAGQPTTGNGSIEIVHNGSINSIGTGVSSIGILAKDVDTSAAGNAVTAASPVSITLKNGSSIDMSAAPDSIGVYSDALYRGSVAKISDNGANITIGTDGVGLLAKGTEINATAGNIIAANNARAQGIFTDSDIVSFKNMTLLGDGSIGIHNYGVNTLYPTNQGRNYVNITNGGTITLGNSASINNPSIGMYTKYGNINHQGTINGGNNVIGILSDTPYAVNNNGTISFGDGAIGIYKKQGSTTLTSGSNITVGNGAIGVVSNNGSHIENNSSNINIGNSSFGFAVLGNGTNTYISNPGSNLNMGSNSVYLYKAGPGNASTYTTVRTAGNNNAALYATGTGAVINNYGVIDYSAGVGNVGAYAEAGASINNFGEITIGHSVIKQGEEAYSIGMATKGGTIRNVNKINVTGDYSIGMFAQGAGSRAINDGIIDISSSKNGYGMYIDGNGAEGINNNLIKTSGTGNTAIGIAVLNNGTFTNNGTVDINLANSTGIYLRNAIIKNYGTINISGAGSVGVRSKTGKYQDASGNITSVNSTNLGNAVNAAQGSYDLITESASDPSVTRGNSAIIANEDENGNIIRKAYVNGVEVPIHDLTALTPDVGNYAFSNVGIYVDTLGRTSPINWVDGYNPLVDNDLIIGTEVTELTTAKAIRVGSDIITPFLRSGYQIPTSLNIRSAALTWVATPTLDPYTDEPTAVTMTKLAYTDFVPKTENAWNFADGLEQRYGVEAVGTREKKLFDKLNSIGQNEQVLLTQAYDEMMGHQYGNTQQRINSTGSMLDKEFKHLKKDWRNPSKQNNKIKVFGMRDEYKSDTAGIIDYTSNSYGFAYVHEDERIKMGNSSGWYAGAVTNRFKFKDIGKSKENQTMLKAGVFKTMSPKKDYNGALQWTIGGDVFAGLNNMQRRYLVVDEIFQAKSSYHSYGAAVKTDLGYDIRMSERTHLRPYGALKMEYGRFNDIKEDNGEVRLEVKGNDYFSVRPEVGVEFRYVQPLAVRTNLSVGLTASYENELGKVGEVNNKGRVRYTTADWFKIRGEKDDRRGNGKFDLNIGVDNTRFGVTVNGGYDTKGNNVRGGIGFRAIY from the coding sequence ATGACTAATAATCTAAGAAAAGTGAAAAAGGATTTATGTTCTTTTGCTAAAAAGTATAAAAATTTCAAATATACAGATTCTGCATTATTTGCATTTTTATTGACAGGGCTTATTACAGTCAAAAATAATTCATTTGCAAAAACAAAAGATACATCAATTAAGACTCAAGAAAATAAAATCACAACGTCAATAAAAGAAATAAAAAGCAAAGTTAGTGAAACTAGAAAAGAAAATAATAAATTAATAAAAAATGTTAATCTAGAACTAATTCAATTAATGGAGCAAGGAGATCATGTTGTAAAATCCCCTTGGAGCTCATGGCAATATGGGGCAAATTTTTTCTATAATGATTGGAAGGGTACATATAAAGGATTAGGAGATAAAGAAGAAAAATATATACTAAATTCAAAATTAAATAGAGGTCAATGGTGGGAAAGAAATGTATCTCCAAGTAGCAAAATGTATGATAGAGTAGCAATTTCTCAAGATCCTCTTTCAACATCTACAAAATCAAGAAAAAATGCAGGAGAAGTGTATGGTCTTGTGGGAACGGTACCTATACCTGATCCAGGAGTACCTATTATTATTCAGCCAAGAATAAATGTAGCAATACCAAATATTCCTAACCTAAATATAAATCCTAGAGCTATTAACCCTAATCCTAATTTTACTATACCTGAAATAGAAACAGTAACGTTTGATCCAATTTCAGTAGCTGCAATAAGACCAAATGTATTCCAGCCACCTAGGCTTACTGAACTTTCAGTAGGATTTTCACAGGATTCAGTAGGACCAGGGTTTTATGGGGATCCAAATGCAATAGTAAATCAAAGTAATGCAGTAGCAAATGCTTCAGGAACAGATATAACAATAGATGATAGAGGTTTTACTGTAAATGGAGCTTTTACTTATGAAGGTGAAAGAGGAGTTATTAATGCAACTCAAAAGCTTGAATCTAGAGGAACTGTTAATGGAAGATGGGAAAATAAGGATTCAAGAGTTGCAAGTGGAGCATATCCAAATGGAACAAATATATTCAATAATTTACAATATCTAAATGATAATGGTTATGGATATGGAAATAGACCAGGATATAAATTAGACGATACATCTGGAGCTGGAATAACGGCTGTATCACCACAAACAGTCTTTAATATTACACAATATCAATTTAAAAATCCTACAAATAGTTCGGCACTTAATAGAGCACAGCAACCGCTTCCGACAACTATAACTGGAACGTGGACATTAAGAAATAATACACAAACTCCTTTTGGAAGAACAGAAGGAGCAGCGAATGGTTGGGCAGGTCAAGCTGGGACTGCTAGAAAAACAGCTAATACTGTAAGATTTATCAGTTTAAATCCTACTGGAGCAGGAGTAGGAGGAAGTACAGCATTTGGTCCTGTAATAGTTGAATTTGATGGGAAATTGAATTTATACGGAAGAAATATAAGAGACGTTATTGGTTCATCAGTAAATGGTGTATCTCATGGTAAAGCTGGACGTCCACATTTAACAATAGGAATGGAAGTTCAGACATTAGCAGGTCAAGCAGCAGTCCTAATTAATAAAGGAGAACTTAATCTTGAGAAAGAAAGTGCAAAAAATGATGGAAATGCAAGTTATCTTATAGGAATGACTGCAATGGTGGAAGGTTATACAGAATATGCACCTACTAATAATATGATACCTGGATATGGTGGTCCTGCACCTATAACATATAGACCTTGGGCTTCGGAAATGAGAAACCAAGGGAAAATTAATGTTAAAAGTGTTAACAGTATAGGAATAGATTTTGCTGAATTTGGATTTAATAAATATGCAGACAGCCAAGATTTTAGAGTAAGTTCAGCAAATCACAATGAGGATGCTAATAAGTATAATGTATATAAACATAAATCTTATGATGAAAAAGGTTCTTTGAATATGTATGTTAAGACAGGAAAGATTGATATTAGCAGTGTTGACACAAATTCAGATCCTACAAATGTAGAAGGTAGTTATGGTATAAGAATACCAAATGTATTTGCCAAGGGTATATCACAAGCAGGAACTGTAGCACCTGCAGATTTTGTACATGGTTCAGGAAATTTAGTACCAGCAAATCATTTGGGAACATCACACTATGATGAAGATGGTATTTATTATGATGAAACAATAATTGATGGAAAACAAGGAATGGTTAATGTAGGAGGAAAGCATAATGTTGGAGTATCAATATCCAAAAATATAACTGGTTCAGGAATGTATGCGATAGCAAATCCATATCAGGAAAATACTGTAACATTGCCAGCAAGTTCAGGATTTACATCTCCTATTAAATACGGTACAGGGCATGTAAGTGTGTATAACTATCAGAAAGGTATTGGTTATGATGGTGATGGGTTAGAAGCCAAAGATGCAGCTTCTGCGGCAAGTATAGACAATACTGGAAGATATGATGCTGCAACATCTACTACTGAAGACCCTATCGGAAATATATATAATTTAAATATTACAGTAGATGGAATTGAAAATGTTGGATTACTTAGAAATTCAGATTATATGGCAGGAGAATATTCAAGTACTGCAAGAAGTTTGGCTGAAAAAGATTTTAGAATTACAGATGGACATATTGAAAGTATAGATTTTTCTAACACAGCAGATGGTGGAACATTATTTAGGACTGACAGATATGGAATAAATTTAATAAGAAATTTGACAGTTAATCCTGGTAATGCAAGTGCTGCTGCCAATAGATATAATATTGTTATGCTGTCGAATATTGCCACTCAATCAAGAAACGCTAATGCTCCAGCGATTTTCCAAATCAATGAAAATGATACAATATTACCTAAGGTGAAAAATACAGGAAATATTACAGTAAATGGTGGAAAACAAAATGTAATAGGACTTATGGCATATCAAGGAGCTAAAGCAGAAATTGAAGGAAATTTGAAAATAGGAGATAAAGCTTCAAATAGTGAATCTAAAACATCATTTGGGTTAGTAGTTAGTGGTAAATCAGCTAAGTATAATGCAGGTAATACGGCACAAACTTTCTGGGAGCTAGATGCTAGTGGTAATGATGTTACAAGCCAGTATGTAGGTAGCAAGACTTATTCTGAGGCGACAAGTAAGGGGAATATTGATATTTACGGAGAAAAATCAATAGGGGTATATAATAACGCTGGAAAATATACAATGAATGGTGGAACTATAAAGGTTGAAGGTAAAAGTGCTATAGGAGTATATGCTATAGCAGAAAGAAAAAAAGATGGTGCAATAATAAAAAATGCAGAAGTATCATTAAATAAAGATGCAGCCAATCTATTAAATCCAGGAAAAGTGGAAGTTGAAGGAGAAGGTGCAGTTACTCTTTATGCCGTAGATGGAGCAGATATTGGACTTACAGATATGGATTTATCAATAACAGGAAACAAAGCTTTATTATTTTATAGTGAAACTAAAGGAAAAAAAGCAGACTCATTTGGAAATCTAGTATTAGATCCAATAACTGGATTGCCTACAGAAGATAAGTCCCAACTTATACTTCGTGGAAATTCAACTGCTACAATAAATCCTGGAGCAACAGCCTTTTATGTGAAAATAAATGGAGCAGGTTCAAGTCCTCTAAATGATGTAGTTCACTCATCTTCTACAGGAAATATTACAGTAAACTTGAAAGAAAATTCAACACTTATAGTAGCAGAAGGAAAAGGTGGAAATACAGGAGGAGAATTGCTTTCAAATCTTACATCAACAGGAAGTACACACATAATACCAGTATATACAGGGGTAGCAGGAGGTTCATATATTCCGTATAAAGCTACAAGACTACCTCTTACTATAGATCAAAATGTAAATCTTGATAACCCTATTGATGCATATTTAAAATCTGAATTTAGTTCATCAAGTATTACAGTAAACGCAGGAAAAAGTATCACAGGATCAGGAGCAATTACATCTCCGATAAAGCTTGCTAAAAAATCTAAAGTAGCTATAGCTCAGAAAAACAGTACAACAGGAGCACCAAGAAATGATGTAATACTTACAAATAATGGAACAATAAGCCTTACAGGTATAGGAATGGCAGGAATTGTTGGAGAATATTCAGAAATCTATAATAATAGCGTATTAAATACAATAGGAGATGATTCTACAGGTATTATTACTTCAAATGGTGGAATTGCAACAAATAATGGAAGCATTACAGTAGGAAATAATGGAGTAGGAATAGCAGGAATAAACTATCTTGGAGTAGGAGATGCTACATATACTGCAGGACAACCTACTACAGGAAATGGAAGCATAGAAATTGTTCATAATGGAAGTATTAACTCTATAGGAACTGGAGTTTCTTCAATTGGAATACTTGCTAAAGATGTAGATACAAGTGCTGCTGGAAATGCAGTAACAGCTGCATCGCCTGTAAGCATAACATTAAAAAACGGTTCTTCAATTGATATGTCGGCAGCTCCAGATTCTATCGGAGTTTACTCAGATGCTTTATATAGAGGAAGTGTAGCTAAAATATCAGATAATGGAGCTAATATAACAATAGGAACTGATGGAGTGGGATTACTTGCTAAGGGAACAGAGATAAATGCAACTGCAGGAAATATAATAGCTGCTAATAATGCAAGAGCTCAAGGAATATTTACTGATTCAGATATAGTAAGTTTTAAAAATATGACATTACTTGGAGATGGCTCGATAGGTATTCATAACTATGGAGTGAATACTCTTTATCCAACAAACCAAGGACGTAATTATGTAAATATAACTAATGGAGGAACTATTACATTAGGAAATTCAGCAAGCATAAATAATCCAAGTATCGGAATGTATACGAAATATGGAAATATAAATCATCAAGGAACAATAAATGGTGGAAACAATGTAATTGGAATACTTTCTGACACTCCTTACGCTGTAAATAATAATGGTACAATTTCATTTGGAGATGGTGCAATTGGAATTTACAAAAAGCAAGGAAGTACGACTCTTACTTCAGGAAGTAACATAACTGTTGGAAATGGTGCAATTGGAGTAGTTTCAAATAATGGAAGCCATATAGAAAATAATTCTTCAAATATAAACATAGGAAACAGTTCGTTTGGATTTGCTGTTTTGGGTAACGGAACAAATACTTATATAAGTAATCCTGGTTCAAACTTAAATATGGGTTCAAATAGTGTTTATCTATATAAGGCTGGTCCAGGAAACGCAAGTACATACACTACTGTAAGAACTGCAGGAAATAATAATGCTGCTCTTTATGCAACAGGAACGGGAGCTGTTATTAATAATTATGGAGTTATAGATTATTCAGCTGGAGTAGGAAATGTAGGAGCTTACGCTGAAGCAGGAGCGTCTATTAATAATTTTGGAGAAATTACAATAGGACATTCTGTGATTAAGCAAGGAGAAGAAGCATATTCAATTGGTATGGCAACTAAAGGTGGAACTATAAGAAACGTAAACAAAATTAATGTTACGGGAGATTATTCTATAGGAATGTTTGCTCAAGGAGCAGGATCAAGAGCGATAAATGATGGAATAATTGATATAAGTTCATCAAAAAATGGATATGGAATGTACATAGATGGAAATGGTGCAGAAGGAATAAATAATAATTTAATAAAAACATCTGGTACAGGAAATACTGCAATTGGAATAGCAGTATTAAATAATGGAACATTTACAAATAATGGAACAGTTGATATAAATCTTGCAAACTCTACAGGAATTTATTTAAGAAATGCTATTATTAAAAACTATGGAACAATTAATATATCAGGAGCAGGTTCTGTAGGGGTAAGAAGTAAAACAGGAAAATATCAAGATGCTTCAGGAAATATAACATCAGTAAATTCAACAAATTTAGGAAATGCAGTAAATGCAGCTCAAGGTTCGTATGACCTTATTACAGAATCAGCTAGTGATCCTTCTGTAACAAGAGGAAACTCTGCGATAATAGCAAATGAAGATGAAAATGGAAATATTATAAGAAAAGCGTATGTAAATGGCGTGGAAGTACCTATTCATGATTTAACGGCTCTTACACCAGATGTAGGAAATTACGCATTCTCAAATGTGGGTATTTATGTTGATACATTAGGAAGAACATCGCCTATTAATTGGGTAGATGGATATAATCCTTTAGTAGACAATGATCTTATAATTGGAACGGAAGTAACAGAATTAACAACTGCTAAAGCAATAAGAGTGGGGAGTGATATAATAACACCATTCTTAAGATCAGGATACCAAATTCCAACATCATTAAATATACGTTCTGCAGCACTGACATGGGTAGCAACACCTACGCTTGATCCATATACAGATGAGCCTACAGCAGTTACAATGACAAAACTTGCATATACAGACTTTGTACCTAAAACAGAAAATGCTTGGAATTTTGCTGATGGATTGGAACAAAGATATGGTGTAGAAGCAGTAGGAACAAGAGAGAAAAAATTATTTGACAAGTTAAATAGCATAGGTCAAAATGAACAAGTATTACTAACACAGGCTTATGATGAAATGATGGGACATCAATATGGAAATACTCAGCAAAGAATTAATTCAACTGGAAGTATGCTTGACAAGGAATTTAAACATCTTAAAAAAGATTGGAGAAATCCGTCTAAACAAAATAATAAGATTAAAGTATTTGGTATGAGGGATGAATATAAATCAGATACAGCGGGAATCATAGATTATACAAGTAATTCTTACGGATTTGCGTATGTTCACGAAGATGAAAGAATTAAGATGGGTAATTCAAGTGGATGGTATGCAGGAGCTGTAACAAATAGATTTAAGTTTAAAGATATTGGAAAATCAAAAGAGAATCAGACTATGCTTAAAGCGGGAGTATTTAAGACAATGTCACCGAAAAAAGATTATAACGGAGCATTACAATGGACAATTGGCGGGGATGTATTTGCAGGTTTAAACAATATGCAACGTAGATATTTGGTAGTAGATGAAATATTCCAAGCAAAATCTAGTTATCATTCTTATGGAGCAGCTGTTAAGACAGATTTAGGATATGATATAAGAATGAGTGAAAGAACTCATTTGCGTCCTTATGGAGCGTTAAAAATGGAATATGGAAGATTTAACGATATTAAGGAAGATAATGGAGAAGTAAGACTAGAAGTAAAAGGAAACGATTATTTTTCAGTAAGACCAGAAGTTGGAGTTGAATTTAGATATGTACAGCCGTTAGCGGTAAGAACAAATTTATCTGTAGGCTTGACAGCGTCTTATGAGAATGAACTAGGAAAAGTTGGAGAAGTAAACAATAAAGGAAGAGTAAGATATACGACGGCAGACTGGTTTAAGATAAGAGGGGAAAAAGATGACAGACGTGGGAATGGTAAATTTGACTTGAATATCGGAGTAGACAATACAAGATTTGGAGTTACGGTAAATGGAGGATATGACACTAAGGGTAACAATGTAAGAGGTGGAATAGGATTTAGAGCTATTTACTAA